The following nucleotide sequence is from Acidobacteriota bacterium.
TCGCCGCCGCCTTCGACCGGGTCTTCCTGACCATTCTCGACACGCACGTCACCTCGTTGATCGCGGCCGCCTTTCTGTATCAGTTCGGGTCGGGTCCGATCCGGGGTTTCGCGACGACGCTGTTCTTCGGGCTGGTCTCGAACGTGTTCACCGCGGTGTTCGTCTCGCGCACGCTGTTCGGTCTCGTCCTGACCCGACGTCGCGCGGCGACTCTCAGCATCTGACGCTCGCGGCGAGGAGGGAACTTCACATTGCGCGAGTCGGTGTCGTCAGCGGCGCTTGCTCGACGACCTTCATCGCCCCGGCGGTCGCGGTGCCGTTCCGCAGCGCGACGTCGGCGGGTTCCTGAGAAGGGGCAGGCCTCGGGCCTCGGCGCGGTCGCCGGGTCACTTTGCCGGCCGCCGCCGCCGGCGCCCGGCCTGCGCGTTCTTCTCCACGCGCAGCTTCCACGCCGTGCGAAGCGCGCCGGCCAGGGTCTCCTCGTCGGCTGCGGCCAGGCGGATGTGGGTCGCGCCCATGCGTCCCCAGCCGCCGGCGATCGGCACGAAGGTCTCGGGCGCCTCGCCGACGAACATCGTCTGAACCTCCGGCGTGAGCATCAGATTGCCGTAGCCCTGCGCCTGATGGGCGAGGGTCGCGAAGATCCGGCCGCCGACGCGGAAATCCGGAGAGCCCATGTGCGAGCTCTCCTCCGCCCCGTCGAGGCCGAGTGCGAGCCTGCGGAAGTCGTCGATGGTCGCCACGCCACCAAACACTACCACCCTGCTACGCCGAGACATCCAACGAGGAGCAGGGCATGGCCTGCATGACGCGCGCTTTCTCGCCCAGCCGGTGTGGTCGCACTCATGCACCGGAGCGCCTGGCCGAGTGGCCGTGAATGATGCGCCACAGCTTCTCGGGCCGCAGCATCATGTCCAGGTGCCGCACGCCGAAACCGCTCAGGGCGTCGACCGCGGCGCCGACGATGCAGGGTGTCGAGCCGATGGTGCCGGCTTCGCCCACCCCCTTGGCCCCGAGCGGATTGACCGGCGTCGGCGTGACGGTGTTGTCGAGCTCGAAGCGCGGGAAATCGCTCGCCCGCGGCAGCGCGTAGTCCATGAACGATGCGGTCAGCGGCTGGCCGTCGGCATCGTAGGCGAACTCCTCGATCAGCGCCTGGCCGATGCCCTGGGCGAGCCCGCCGTGGATCTGTCCCTCGACGATGAGCGGATTGATGAGGTGGCCGGCGTCGTCGACCGCCACCATCTTCAGCAGCCGCGGCTCACCCGTCTCCCGGTCGATTTCCAGCATCGCGATGTGGCAGCCGAACGGGTAGGTGTTGTTCGCCGGCTCGAAGAATGCCTCGTCGCTCAGCCCCGGGGTCAGCCCCTGGGGCAGCCGGGTCGGCCGGTAGGCGTAGGCGGCGACCTCGGCGAACGGCCAGGCCGATGCCGGCGCGCCCTTGACGGCTATCGTCCCGTTCTCGAAGACGAGGTCGCTCTCGTGCGCCTCGAGCAGCGCGGCGGCGAACTTCGCCATCTTGGCCTTCACCTTCGTACCGGCGTCGTGCAGCGCCGCCCCGCCGACCGCCTGCGAGCGACTCGCGAACGTGCCGATGCCCTGCTTCACGACCGCGGTGTCGCCGTGGTGGATCGTGACGTGGTCGAGCGGCACGCCGAACTGATCGGCCAGCATCTGCGCGAAGGTGGTCTCGTTGCCCTGCCCGTGCGGCGAGACGCCGGTCGTCGCGCTGATCCGACCGTCCCGCTCGACGGTCACCTGCGAGTGCTCCCAGCCGCCGGGCGGCAAGGTGGAGGAAGGTCCCAGGCCGCAGCTCTCGACGTACATCGACAAGCCGAGGCCGACGAGCCGGCCGTCCGCCCGCGCCGCGGCGCGCTCCTGTTCGAGCTCCTCCCAGCCGGCGACGCCGAGGGCGCGGTCGAGCGCCTTCTCGTAGTCGCCGGTGTCGTAGACCGCCTCCATCTGCGTCCTGTAGGGGAACTGGTGGGGCTGGATGAAGTTCTTCCGGCGCAGCTCGGCGGGGTCCATCTCGAGCTCGCGGGACAGCATGTCCATCGCCCGCTCGACGAAGTACACCGCCTCCGGGCGTCCGGCGCCGCGATACGCGTCGGTGGGGGTCTTGTTGGTGAACACCTCGGTCAGCGTCGCGCGGACGGCGGGAAACGCGTAGGTTCCGTTGGCCATCGTCATGGTGTTGGTCGGGATGCGGGCGGTGAGCAGCATGTTGTAGGCGCCGATGTCGGCGATGATGCGCATGCGCAGCCCGAGCACCTTCCCGTCCCGTGTGGCCGCCAGCTCCACGTGGCCGATCAGATCGCGCCCGTGCACGGTGGCGAGGAACGCCTCGGAGCGGTCCTCGATCCACTTGATCGGCATCCCGAGCCGCTTCGACAGCGCCGCCGCGACGTACTCCTCCCCGTAGATGTTGATCTTCGCTCCGAAGCCGCCGCCCACTTCCGGCGCCACCGCGCGCACGCGGTCCTCTCCCAGATCGAGCAGTTGCGCCATGAAGGTGCGCAGGATGTGGGGATTCTGGGTCGACGACCAGACGGTCAGCGCCTCGCGGCCCGGCTCGTAGTGCGCCAGCACGCCGCGCGCCTCGATGGAGCTCGGCGCGAGCCGCTGGTTCACCATCCGCTGCGCGATCACCACGTCGGCCGCCTCGAAGGCCGCGTCGACCGCGGTGTCGTCGACGGCTCCCTTGCCGCCGACCCCGGTGCCGCTCGGTAACGGGCCGAGGGCGATGTTGTTCGGAAAGTCGGCGTGCACCACCGCGGGCTGGCCGGTCATCGCCGTTTCCGGATCGACCACCGCCGGCAAGGGGTCGTAGTCGACCACGACGGCGTCGGCCGCGTCGCGTGCCACGTAGCGGTCGCGCGCGACCACCACCGCGACCGGGTCGCCGACGAAGCGGACGGTATCGACCGCCACCGCTCGATGCTCCGGCGACGGGAACGGCGTGCCGATGGGCATCGGGGCGAGAAACCCGGCGATCTGCGCGCCGGTGAACACCGCCTCCACCCCGTCCATCGCCTCGGCCGCGCTGGTGTCGATGCAACCGATGCGGCCGTGCGCGATGTCGCTCCGCTTGAACGCGAGGTGCTGCATGCCGGCGATCTTGATGTCGTCGACATACGTGCCGCGCCCCTGGACGAGGCGCGGGTCCTCGCGCCGCTTGACGCGCTGGCCGACGAGCTTCGGTAGAACGGGCACTGCAACCAATCTACCTCCGATCGAATGCGTAGGCAGTGCGGCCAGTCACCGCCGAGTCGATACCATGTCTGGACAATGCGCTGCTCGCCGCCCGGCTTCGTTGCTGTCACACTGTTGATCGGTGCGCTCATCGGCGGTTGCTCCGGCCATCCGACCGAGCCGACGGACGCGTTGACGTTCGACTTCGACTTCAGTCGCGGGCCACAGGGGTTCGTTGCGGCCTTCGCCGACTATCCGCCCGACCACGCGGATTTCTACGAGTTGACCTCCGGCTACCGCGCCCTCCCGCCGCCGCTGGCGTCGCAATCCGCCTTGTTCATTTCGGGGGTCAACCGGAGCGACGATCTCTTCATGTTCTTCAAGGGACCCATCAGCGGCCTGCTGCCCGGCTCACGCTATGGCGTCACCGTCAGCGTCGAAATCGCCACCGACACGCCGGCCGGGTGCGTTGGGGTCGGCGGCGCGCCGGGCGAGAGCGTCTGGATCAAGGCCGGCGCCACCGTCATGGAACCGCTCCCCGTGCGTGACGGCTCCTACCTGCGGATGAACATCGACATCGGAAACCAGTCCGCCGGCGGCACGCAGGCCGTGGTGCTCGGCAACATCGCCAACTCCAGAAGCTGCGAGCAGCCGCGTCAGTGGGAGCGCAAGTCCTTGCCGGGGCGACCGACCCCGGCGCGGATCTCGATCCCTTCCACCGGCCAGGCCTGGCTGTTGTTCGGCGTCGACTCGGGATTCGAGAGTCGGACGGAGGTCTACTTCACCCGGGCGGCGGTGACCTTCACGCCGCTGTGACGCTTCGCCGCCACGTACGGGCGCGAACCGGTTGCGGCCGGCGCCTCGGCGACAGCGGGCGACGCTGGGCTGTCGAGTTCAGCGACCCAACTCTTCCTGGACAATCGACGGCCGTTTGTCAATCAGCGCGAGCAGTACACGAGCCGGTCCCTCCGGGCGCCTGCGGCCCTGCTCCCAGTTCTTGAGCGTGCCCAGCGGAATACCGATGCTCCGAGCGAAGGCCGGTTGCGACAGTCCTGCCTTGTTTCGGATCGCGACGACGTCGGGATCGGGCACGTCGATTGCGTGCACCACAAAGTCGGCGCGCTCGCCCTTCAGGTAGGCGCACGCATCGTCGAGCCCGGCCGCAACCTTGTCGAACGCACTGGTCATGGGCTTCTCCTGTAGTCTGCGGTCAGCTCCTTCGCAGCGGTGATCGACACCGTGCGCTCCTTGGCGGTGAGATTCGCCCTTTCGTTCTTGGCGAAGACGGTGAGCAGGAACACGGGGATGTCCTCACCCGCAGACAGGAACACCACGCGCACGCCTCCCCTCTTCCCGCTTCCTGGACGAGCGATGCAAGCTTTACGGAGACCGCCGCCGAGCGGTACGCCCGCCTGGGGATTCTCAGCCACCGTGTTGACGACGCTGTCCCGCAGAGTGTCAGACAGCGCCCCACGGGCCGCCGCGAGATAGGCTGGTGTTTCCACGACCGTCTGCAGGGGAGCCATGTCATGAACAGAATAGGCGCCAATGGCGTCCGGCGTCAATGGCGTCCGAGCCTACCAAGCTCTCTGCCATGGCCGCCCCTTTACGACACAATATCGGGCGTCGTTGTGCCGGCATCTGCAAACCCGATCCACGCATCGGGCTACTGGTGCCCGCTCTGGGTGAGCCTTGACGAATTCACTCTACCACGACTATAGTAGCCGGATGTCTCCGGTAGCAACCGGTGGGCGGAATGGAGTAGTGGATTGTAGTGGGTGAACATGTTGTTTGCATGGCGACGACTGCCGCAGTTGAGCAAGGAGGCGCCAGGATTAGCATCGCAAAGGAGGCCATCGAATCGTTTGTTGATCAAGTGAACGGCGAACGAGCTCTTGCATTGGTCGTAGAGCACGATCCGCTTTGCATGCCCGTGGGCAAGACCAAGGAGGCTTGGACAGAGGCTGTCGGGGGTGAGTACGCTGCGATGGCGCGCATTCACATAGAGGACGGGGCGCGAGGCATGACACATGTCAAGTCGGGTGCCAAGCTTGTGTGCCTGAGTTTCGCGGAGGCACCCAAGCCCTTTGTGAATGAGGTCAAGCAGGGAGAGCACAATTCTGTAGCGATTAGGGTCGATCGGGCAAATTTTGAGAGTCCAAAAAGCCGTGACGATTTCATGGAGGCTGTCAAGCGAATCGACGACGGTATCGTGCGCGAGGAGATGGGGCGACGTTCGATTGTTCCCGAACCCCTTATACAGTTTGTTGTCTCAAACGTTAACTTGGGCGTGGCGCTTGCCGTCGGATTGTGGATGTTCAAGAGGGCGGAGAAATTCGTACGCTATACGATCGACGAGACGCTAAGAAAAACAGCGGACGAAATCTCAGACACACTCAGCGCCAAGATCAAGGAAGTTGTTAGAGCGTACAGCAGCCGTCAAACAACAGACGACAGAGCTGTCCTTACTGAAGTTGTGATTCCCAGCAACGTGACCGTCATACTCATAACGAAAACAAACCGCTGCGAAGAATTCTCTGAAATAGACCTGAAGAACGTAGTGGCGGAAATGGAGCAATACG
It contains:
- a CDS encoding MmcQ/YjbR family DNA-binding protein, encoding MSRRSRVVVFGGVATIDDFRRLALGLDGAEESSHMGSPDFRVGGRIFATLAHQAQGYGNLMLTPEVQTMFVGEAPETFVPIAGGWGRMGATHIRLAAADEETLAGALRTAWKLRVEKNAQAGRRRRRPAK
- a CDS encoding helix-turn-helix domain-containing protein, whose product is MTSAFDKVAAGLDDACAYLKGERADFVVHAIDVPDPDVVAIRNKAGLSQPAFARSIGIPLGTLKNWEQGRRRPEGPARVLLALIDKRPSIVQEELGR
- a CDS encoding addiction module toxin RelE; protein product: MAPLQTVVETPAYLAAARGALSDTLRDSVVNTVAENPQAGVPLGGGLRKACIARPGSGKRGGVRVVFLSAGEDIPVFLLTVFAKNERANLTAKERTVSITAAKELTADYRRSP
- a CDS encoding PEP-CTERM sorting domain-containing protein, giving the protein MRCSPPGFVAVTLLIGALIGGCSGHPTEPTDALTFDFDFSRGPQGFVAAFADYPPDHADFYELTSGYRALPPPLASQSALFISGVNRSDDLFMFFKGPISGLLPGSRYGVTVSVEIATDTPAGCVGVGGAPGESVWIKAGATVMEPLPVRDGSYLRMNIDIGNQSAGGTQAVVLGNIANSRSCEQPRQWERKSLPGRPTPARISIPSTGQAWLLFGVDSGFESRTEVYFTRAAVTFTPL
- a CDS encoding molybdopterin-dependent oxidoreductase, whose protein sequence is MPVLPKLVGQRVKRREDPRLVQGRGTYVDDIKIAGMQHLAFKRSDIAHGRIGCIDTSAAEAMDGVEAVFTGAQIAGFLAPMPIGTPFPSPEHRAVAVDTVRFVGDPVAVVVARDRYVARDAADAVVVDYDPLPAVVDPETAMTGQPAVVHADFPNNIALGPLPSGTGVGGKGAVDDTAVDAAFEAADVVIAQRMVNQRLAPSSIEARGVLAHYEPGREALTVWSSTQNPHILRTFMAQLLDLGEDRVRAVAPEVGGGFGAKINIYGEEYVAAALSKRLGMPIKWIEDRSEAFLATVHGRDLIGHVELAATRDGKVLGLRMRIIADIGAYNMLLTARIPTNTMTMANGTYAFPAVRATLTEVFTNKTPTDAYRGAGRPEAVYFVERAMDMLSRELEMDPAELRRKNFIQPHQFPYRTQMEAVYDTGDYEKALDRALGVAGWEELEQERAAARADGRLVGLGLSMYVESCGLGPSSTLPPGGWEHSQVTVERDGRISATTGVSPHGQGNETTFAQMLADQFGVPLDHVTIHHGDTAVVKQGIGTFASRSQAVGGAALHDAGTKVKAKMAKFAAALLEAHESDLVFENGTIAVKGAPASAWPFAEVAAYAYRPTRLPQGLTPGLSDEAFFEPANNTYPFGCHIAMLEIDRETGEPRLLKMVAVDDAGHLINPLIVEGQIHGGLAQGIGQALIEEFAYDADGQPLTASFMDYALPRASDFPRFELDNTVTPTPVNPLGAKGVGEAGTIGSTPCIVGAAVDALSGFGVRHLDMMLRPEKLWRIIHGHSARRSGA